The Populus trichocarpa isolate Nisqually-1 chromosome 2, P.trichocarpa_v4.1, whole genome shotgun sequence genome has a window encoding:
- the LOC7461492 gene encoding probable inactive histone-lysine N-methyltransferase SUVR2 isoform X2 → MAPNPRVVNAFRAMRAIGITEKQVKPVLKKMLKLYDKNWELIEEENYRALADAIFEEEEAKVPEEKDEAAEGTLEEETLASSEPELPLKRLRRGQDGQVSGSPSDIEAGLGGSPFKKSKVEGKGLAGETSEQQSSDMRISQPKPIAIWSPNRNTSSQTVSPRRLAVLEHSKQRSNEGKDPLLSEATAQQKRPNLKGSSQAVHLKDPIVQQGIVLSPKQKMPLIRPKDEPFTDDVPFDNAPQPIAIIRPDCASKEQYFNQRVSSLKQHRQERPASQVLAGEGREENLPVPSSLTRDSRELATIPEEAQANLEIATSAMGEVKISLSCNSLLGRPNFHMPSQDELLKSMQEKCLRSYKIIDPNFSVMQILKDMCECFLDLATDSSHESQERILNVTPALDLLKKSAGVGAIKQNDRIQAYFANRSVDACCFDGMAALQIPRPLQLSNGLEVMQSSEEVIVNGCSGSGKEKEFEDAEYGSLIVVPQHQLTADEFRFLNYHSDITKGEEMFEIPWSNEVNSEFPPVFNYIPRNLIFQNAYVNFSLSQIRAENCCSACIGNCLSSSTPCVCSSDSEHGFAYTLEGLVKEDFLEDCISLTRNPQRQFLFYCRDCPLERSKNDEMLEPCKGHLKRKYIKECWSKCGCHKQCGNRVVQRGIMCKLQVFFTPEGKGWGLRTLELLPKGTFVCEYVGEILTNKEFYERKMQRATSNKTEKHAYPAVLDADWCLKGVVNDEEALCLDATFYGNVARFINHRCLDANMIEIPVKIETPDHHYYHLAFFTTREVNASEELTWDYGIDFDDTDQPVELFHCRCGSKFCRNMKRSRSNSAAR, encoded by the exons ATGGCTCCTAACCCGAGAGTGGTGAACGCGTTCAGGGCGATGAGAGCGATTGGAATAACAGAGAAGCAAGTTAAGCCTGTATTGAAGAAGATGCTGAAGCTCTATGACAAAAATTGGGAGCTTATAGAGGAGGAAAATTATAGAGCTCTTGCGGATGCTATCTTTGAAGAGGAGGAGGCTAAG GTTCCGGAAGAGAAGGATGAGGCTGCT GAGGGGACTTTGGAGGAAGAAACTTTGGCATCTAGTGAACCTGAGTTGCCATTAAAGCGGCTGCGAAGAGGGCAAGATGGGCAAGTTTCTGGATCTCCTAGTGACATTGAGGCTGGATTGGGTGGAAGCCCTTTTAAGAAGAGTAAAGTTGAGGGGAAGGGACTGGCTGGTGAAACATCGGAGCAGCAGTCATCGGACATGAGAATTTCACAACCGAAGCCAATTGCAATTTGGAGTCCTAATAGAAACACAAGTTCACAAACTGTTTCTCCTCGTCGTTTGGCAGTGCTGGAACACTCTAAGCAGCGTTCCAACGAGGGAAAAGATCCTTTATTATCCGAGGCTACTGCACAACAGAAAAGACCTAATTTAAAAGGATCGTCACAAGCAGTTCACCTTAAAGACCCCATAGTTCAGCAAGGCATTGTTCTTTCACCCAAACAAAAAATGCCTCTTATCAGGCCTAAAGATGAGCCATTTACTGATGATGTGCCTTTTGATAACGCACCACAACCTATCGCAATAATCCGACCAG ATTGTGCAAGTAAAGAACAATATTTTAATCAGAGAGTTTCTTCACTCAAACAGCATCGACAAGAACGTCCAGCATCCCAAGTATTAGCTGGTGAAGGTAGGGAAGAGAACCTTCCAGTCCCATCAAGTCTGACAAGAGACAGCCGTGAACTTGCAACCATTCCAGAGGAAGCTCAGGCTAACTTAGAGATCGCCACCTCAGCAATGGGAGAGGTGAAGATTTCTCTGAGCTGCAACTCTTTGCTTGGAAGACCAAATTTTCATATGCCTAGCCAAGATGAACTTCTGAAATCAATGCAGGAGAAATGTCTCCGATCTTACAAAATCATCGATCCAAACTTTTCTGTCATGCAAATACTGAAAGATATGTGTGAATGCTTCTTGGACTTGGCAACTGATTCCTCTCATGAATCGCAGGAAAGGATATTGAATGTAACTCCAGCTCTTGATCTATTGAAGAAATCTGCTGGTGTTGGTGCCATTAAACAAAATGACCGTATACAAGCCTATTTTGCAAACAGATCAGTTGATGCCTGTTGCTTTGATGGGATGGCCGCTCTTCAAATTCCAAGACCACTACAACTTTCGaatggcttggaggtcatgcaGTCAAGTGAAGAGGTTATTGTGAATGGGTGTTCTGGAAGTGGCAAAGAAAAGGAATTTGAAGATGCTGAGTATGGTAGTTTGATTGTGGTTCCACAGCATCAATTGACTGCTGATGAGTTTAGGTTCCTTAATTACCATTCTGACATTACCAAGGGAGAAGAAATGTTTGAGATTCCATGGTCGAATGAAGTAAACAGCGAGTTTCCCCCAGTTTTTAACTACATACCccgaaatttgatttttcaaaatgcaTATGTCAACTTCTCTCTCTCACAAATCAGGGCTGAAAATTGTTGCTCGGCTTGTATTGGTAATTGTTTGTCGTCATCTACGCCTTGTGTTTGCTCCAGCGACAGTGAGCATGGTTTTGCATATACTTTAGAAGGCCTTGTCAAAGAGGACTTCTTAGAAGATTGTATCTCTCTAACTCGGAATCCTCAaagacaatttcttttttactgtAGAGATTGCCCACTGGAAAGATCAAAAAATGATGAGATGTTGGAACCATGCAAGGGTCACTTGAAGaggaaatatattaaagaatgtTGGAGCAAATGTGGCTGCCACAAACAGTGTGGAAATAGAGTCGTGCAGCGAGGTATAATGTGCAAGTTGCAG GTTTTCTTTACTCCTGAAGGAAAGGGGTGGGGTCTCAGAACTCTAGAATTGCTACCAAAAGGTACATTTGTATGTGAGTATGTAGGGGAGATCCTAACCAACAAGGAGTTCTACGAGAGGAAGATGCAAAGGGCAACTAGCAACAAAACTGAAAAGCATGCCTATCCAGCTGTACTTGATGCAGATTGGTGCTTGAAAGGAGttgtaaatgatgaagaagctCTGTGCTTGGATGCGACATTTTATGGAAATGTTGCTAGGTTTATCAACCACAG atgTCTCGATGCTAACATGATCGAGATCCCGGTGAAGATTGAGACCCCTgatcatcattattatcat CTTGCTTTCTTCACGACTAGAGAAGTGAATGCTTCGGAAGAGTTAACCTGG GATTATGGCATTGATTTTGATGATACTGATCAACCTGTGGAGTTATTCCATTGCCGATGTGGCAGCAAGTTCTGCAGGAACATGAA
- the LOC7461492 gene encoding probable inactive histone-lysine N-methyltransferase SUVR2 isoform X3: protein MAPNPRVVNAFRAMRAIGITEKQVKPVLKKMLKLYDKNWELIEEENYRALADAIFEEEEAKVPEEKDEAAEGTLEEETLASSEPELPLKRLRRGQDGQVSGSPSDIEAGLGGSPFKKSKVEGKGLAGETSEQQSSDMRISQPKPIAIWSPNRNTSSQTVSPRRLAVLEHSKQRSNEGKDPLLSEATAQQKRPNLKGSSQAVHLKDPIVQQGIVLSPKQKMPLIRPKDEPFTDDVPFDNAPQPIAIIRPDCASKEQYFNQRVSSLKQHRQERPASQVLAGEGREENLPVPSSLTRDSRELATIPEEAQANLEIATSAMGEERILNVTPALDLLKKSAGVGAIKQNDRIQAYFANRSVDACCFDGMAALQIPRPLQLSNGLEVMQSSEEVIVNGCSGSGKEKEFEDAEYGSLIVVPQHQLTADEFRFLNYHSDITKGEEMFEIPWSNEVNSEFPPVFNYIPRNLIFQNAYVNFSLSQIRAENCCSACIGNCLSSSTPCVCSSDSEHGFAYTLEGLVKEDFLEDCISLTRNPQRQFLFYCRDCPLERSKNDEMLEPCKGHLKRKYIKECWSKCGCHKQCGNRVVQRGIMCKLQVFFTPEGKGWGLRTLELLPKGTFVCEYVGEILTNKEFYERKMQRATSNKTEKHAYPAVLDADWCLKGVVNDEEALCLDATFYGNVARFINHRCLDANMIEIPVKIETPDHHYYHLAFFTTREVNASEELTWDYGIDFDDTDQPVELFHCRCGSKFCRNMKRSSRSNSAAR, encoded by the exons ATGGCTCCTAACCCGAGAGTGGTGAACGCGTTCAGGGCGATGAGAGCGATTGGAATAACAGAGAAGCAAGTTAAGCCTGTATTGAAGAAGATGCTGAAGCTCTATGACAAAAATTGGGAGCTTATAGAGGAGGAAAATTATAGAGCTCTTGCGGATGCTATCTTTGAAGAGGAGGAGGCTAAG GTTCCGGAAGAGAAGGATGAGGCTGCT GAGGGGACTTTGGAGGAAGAAACTTTGGCATCTAGTGAACCTGAGTTGCCATTAAAGCGGCTGCGAAGAGGGCAAGATGGGCAAGTTTCTGGATCTCCTAGTGACATTGAGGCTGGATTGGGTGGAAGCCCTTTTAAGAAGAGTAAAGTTGAGGGGAAGGGACTGGCTGGTGAAACATCGGAGCAGCAGTCATCGGACATGAGAATTTCACAACCGAAGCCAATTGCAATTTGGAGTCCTAATAGAAACACAAGTTCACAAACTGTTTCTCCTCGTCGTTTGGCAGTGCTGGAACACTCTAAGCAGCGTTCCAACGAGGGAAAAGATCCTTTATTATCCGAGGCTACTGCACAACAGAAAAGACCTAATTTAAAAGGATCGTCACAAGCAGTTCACCTTAAAGACCCCATAGTTCAGCAAGGCATTGTTCTTTCACCCAAACAAAAAATGCCTCTTATCAGGCCTAAAGATGAGCCATTTACTGATGATGTGCCTTTTGATAACGCACCACAACCTATCGCAATAATCCGACCAG ATTGTGCAAGTAAAGAACAATATTTTAATCAGAGAGTTTCTTCACTCAAACAGCATCGACAAGAACGTCCAGCATCCCAAGTATTAGCTGGTGAAGGTAGGGAAGAGAACCTTCCAGTCCCATCAAGTCTGACAAGAGACAGCCGTGAACTTGCAACCATTCCAGAGGAAGCTCAGGCTAACTTAGAGATCGCCACCTCAGCAATGGGAGAG GAAAGGATATTGAATGTAACTCCAGCTCTTGATCTATTGAAGAAATCTGCTGGTGTTGGTGCCATTAAACAAAATGACCGTATACAAGCCTATTTTGCAAACAGATCAGTTGATGCCTGTTGCTTTGATGGGATGGCCGCTCTTCAAATTCCAAGACCACTACAACTTTCGaatggcttggaggtcatgcaGTCAAGTGAAGAGGTTATTGTGAATGGGTGTTCTGGAAGTGGCAAAGAAAAGGAATTTGAAGATGCTGAGTATGGTAGTTTGATTGTGGTTCCACAGCATCAATTGACTGCTGATGAGTTTAGGTTCCTTAATTACCATTCTGACATTACCAAGGGAGAAGAAATGTTTGAGATTCCATGGTCGAATGAAGTAAACAGCGAGTTTCCCCCAGTTTTTAACTACATACCccgaaatttgatttttcaaaatgcaTATGTCAACTTCTCTCTCTCACAAATCAGGGCTGAAAATTGTTGCTCGGCTTGTATTGGTAATTGTTTGTCGTCATCTACGCCTTGTGTTTGCTCCAGCGACAGTGAGCATGGTTTTGCATATACTTTAGAAGGCCTTGTCAAAGAGGACTTCTTAGAAGATTGTATCTCTCTAACTCGGAATCCTCAaagacaatttcttttttactgtAGAGATTGCCCACTGGAAAGATCAAAAAATGATGAGATGTTGGAACCATGCAAGGGTCACTTGAAGaggaaatatattaaagaatgtTGGAGCAAATGTGGCTGCCACAAACAGTGTGGAAATAGAGTCGTGCAGCGAGGTATAATGTGCAAGTTGCAG GTTTTCTTTACTCCTGAAGGAAAGGGGTGGGGTCTCAGAACTCTAGAATTGCTACCAAAAGGTACATTTGTATGTGAGTATGTAGGGGAGATCCTAACCAACAAGGAGTTCTACGAGAGGAAGATGCAAAGGGCAACTAGCAACAAAACTGAAAAGCATGCCTATCCAGCTGTACTTGATGCAGATTGGTGCTTGAAAGGAGttgtaaatgatgaagaagctCTGTGCTTGGATGCGACATTTTATGGAAATGTTGCTAGGTTTATCAACCACAG atgTCTCGATGCTAACATGATCGAGATCCCGGTGAAGATTGAGACCCCTgatcatcattattatcat CTTGCTTTCTTCACGACTAGAGAAGTGAATGCTTCGGAAGAGTTAACCTGG GATTATGGCATTGATTTTGATGATACTGATCAACCTGTGGAGTTATTCCATTGCCGATGTGGCAGCAAGTTCTGCAGGAACATGAA
- the LOC7461492 gene encoding probable inactive histone-lysine N-methyltransferase SUVR2 isoform X1: protein MAPNPRVVNAFRAMRAIGITEKQVKPVLKKMLKLYDKNWELIEEENYRALADAIFEEEEAKVPEEKDEAAEGTLEEETLASSEPELPLKRLRRGQDGQVSGSPSDIEAGLGGSPFKKSKVEGKGLAGETSEQQSSDMRISQPKPIAIWSPNRNTSSQTVSPRRLAVLEHSKQRSNEGKDPLLSEATAQQKRPNLKGSSQAVHLKDPIVQQGIVLSPKQKMPLIRPKDEPFTDDVPFDNAPQPIAIIRPDCASKEQYFNQRVSSLKQHRQERPASQVLAGEGREENLPVPSSLTRDSRELATIPEEAQANLEIATSAMGEVKISLSCNSLLGRPNFHMPSQDELLKSMQEKCLRSYKIIDPNFSVMQILKDMCECFLDLATDSSHESQERILNVTPALDLLKKSAGVGAIKQNDRIQAYFANRSVDACCFDGMAALQIPRPLQLSNGLEVMQSSEEVIVNGCSGSGKEKEFEDAEYGSLIVVPQHQLTADEFRFLNYHSDITKGEEMFEIPWSNEVNSEFPPVFNYIPRNLIFQNAYVNFSLSQIRAENCCSACIGNCLSSSTPCVCSSDSEHGFAYTLEGLVKEDFLEDCISLTRNPQRQFLFYCRDCPLERSKNDEMLEPCKGHLKRKYIKECWSKCGCHKQCGNRVVQRGIMCKLQVFFTPEGKGWGLRTLELLPKGTFVCEYVGEILTNKEFYERKMQRATSNKTEKHAYPAVLDADWCLKGVVNDEEALCLDATFYGNVARFINHRCLDANMIEIPVKIETPDHHYYHLAFFTTREVNASEELTWDYGIDFDDTDQPVELFHCRCGSKFCRNMKRSSRSNSAAR from the exons ATGGCTCCTAACCCGAGAGTGGTGAACGCGTTCAGGGCGATGAGAGCGATTGGAATAACAGAGAAGCAAGTTAAGCCTGTATTGAAGAAGATGCTGAAGCTCTATGACAAAAATTGGGAGCTTATAGAGGAGGAAAATTATAGAGCTCTTGCGGATGCTATCTTTGAAGAGGAGGAGGCTAAG GTTCCGGAAGAGAAGGATGAGGCTGCT GAGGGGACTTTGGAGGAAGAAACTTTGGCATCTAGTGAACCTGAGTTGCCATTAAAGCGGCTGCGAAGAGGGCAAGATGGGCAAGTTTCTGGATCTCCTAGTGACATTGAGGCTGGATTGGGTGGAAGCCCTTTTAAGAAGAGTAAAGTTGAGGGGAAGGGACTGGCTGGTGAAACATCGGAGCAGCAGTCATCGGACATGAGAATTTCACAACCGAAGCCAATTGCAATTTGGAGTCCTAATAGAAACACAAGTTCACAAACTGTTTCTCCTCGTCGTTTGGCAGTGCTGGAACACTCTAAGCAGCGTTCCAACGAGGGAAAAGATCCTTTATTATCCGAGGCTACTGCACAACAGAAAAGACCTAATTTAAAAGGATCGTCACAAGCAGTTCACCTTAAAGACCCCATAGTTCAGCAAGGCATTGTTCTTTCACCCAAACAAAAAATGCCTCTTATCAGGCCTAAAGATGAGCCATTTACTGATGATGTGCCTTTTGATAACGCACCACAACCTATCGCAATAATCCGACCAG ATTGTGCAAGTAAAGAACAATATTTTAATCAGAGAGTTTCTTCACTCAAACAGCATCGACAAGAACGTCCAGCATCCCAAGTATTAGCTGGTGAAGGTAGGGAAGAGAACCTTCCAGTCCCATCAAGTCTGACAAGAGACAGCCGTGAACTTGCAACCATTCCAGAGGAAGCTCAGGCTAACTTAGAGATCGCCACCTCAGCAATGGGAGAGGTGAAGATTTCTCTGAGCTGCAACTCTTTGCTTGGAAGACCAAATTTTCATATGCCTAGCCAAGATGAACTTCTGAAATCAATGCAGGAGAAATGTCTCCGATCTTACAAAATCATCGATCCAAACTTTTCTGTCATGCAAATACTGAAAGATATGTGTGAATGCTTCTTGGACTTGGCAACTGATTCCTCTCATGAATCGCAGGAAAGGATATTGAATGTAACTCCAGCTCTTGATCTATTGAAGAAATCTGCTGGTGTTGGTGCCATTAAACAAAATGACCGTATACAAGCCTATTTTGCAAACAGATCAGTTGATGCCTGTTGCTTTGATGGGATGGCCGCTCTTCAAATTCCAAGACCACTACAACTTTCGaatggcttggaggtcatgcaGTCAAGTGAAGAGGTTATTGTGAATGGGTGTTCTGGAAGTGGCAAAGAAAAGGAATTTGAAGATGCTGAGTATGGTAGTTTGATTGTGGTTCCACAGCATCAATTGACTGCTGATGAGTTTAGGTTCCTTAATTACCATTCTGACATTACCAAGGGAGAAGAAATGTTTGAGATTCCATGGTCGAATGAAGTAAACAGCGAGTTTCCCCCAGTTTTTAACTACATACCccgaaatttgatttttcaaaatgcaTATGTCAACTTCTCTCTCTCACAAATCAGGGCTGAAAATTGTTGCTCGGCTTGTATTGGTAATTGTTTGTCGTCATCTACGCCTTGTGTTTGCTCCAGCGACAGTGAGCATGGTTTTGCATATACTTTAGAAGGCCTTGTCAAAGAGGACTTCTTAGAAGATTGTATCTCTCTAACTCGGAATCCTCAaagacaatttcttttttactgtAGAGATTGCCCACTGGAAAGATCAAAAAATGATGAGATGTTGGAACCATGCAAGGGTCACTTGAAGaggaaatatattaaagaatgtTGGAGCAAATGTGGCTGCCACAAACAGTGTGGAAATAGAGTCGTGCAGCGAGGTATAATGTGCAAGTTGCAG GTTTTCTTTACTCCTGAAGGAAAGGGGTGGGGTCTCAGAACTCTAGAATTGCTACCAAAAGGTACATTTGTATGTGAGTATGTAGGGGAGATCCTAACCAACAAGGAGTTCTACGAGAGGAAGATGCAAAGGGCAACTAGCAACAAAACTGAAAAGCATGCCTATCCAGCTGTACTTGATGCAGATTGGTGCTTGAAAGGAGttgtaaatgatgaagaagctCTGTGCTTGGATGCGACATTTTATGGAAATGTTGCTAGGTTTATCAACCACAG atgTCTCGATGCTAACATGATCGAGATCCCGGTGAAGATTGAGACCCCTgatcatcattattatcat CTTGCTTTCTTCACGACTAGAGAAGTGAATGCTTCGGAAGAGTTAACCTGG GATTATGGCATTGATTTTGATGATACTGATCAACCTGTGGAGTTATTCCATTGCCGATGTGGCAGCAAGTTCTGCAGGAACATGAA
- the LOC7459545 gene encoding plasmodesmata-located protein 1, producing the protein MGLFRKPSFLLSNTMFVIAVFGFLVTVVGAADHTTLVFKGCADQKFQDPSGIYAQNLRNLLNSLVSQSSQKIYFTATSGDGQNVITGLYQCRGDLSNNPCHACVSKVPDLIDKLCGKVVAARVQLSGCYLKYEVAGFKQVSGTELLYKVCGSTKASGTGFEDRRDAAFETMVDGVKNGSNGLFYTGEYQSVFVLGQCEGDLSSGDCGDCVNTAVQSVKSECGDSISGQLYLNKCYLSYSYYPNGVPSISSTSDVGTRQRTQRTVAIAVGGVAALGFGVVCLLFVRSIFKKRLGKHEGWH; encoded by the exons ATGGGTTTATTCAGAAAACCCTCTTTTCTCCTGTCTAATACCATGTTTGTGATTgcagtttttggatttttagtgACAGTCGTAGGTGCTGCAGATCACACAACTCTGGTTTTCAAGGGGTGTGCTGACCAAAAATTTCAAGACCCATCGGGGATCTATGCTCAAAACCTCAGGAACCTCTTGAATTCTCTGGTTTCACAATCTTCACAGAAAATTTATTTCACAGCAACATCTGGTGATGGTCAAAATGTCATTACGGGTCTGTACCAATGCAGAGGGGACCTCTCTAACAATCCCTGCCATGCTTGTGTTAGTAAAGTCCCGGACTTGATCGACAAGCTTTGTGGCAAAGTGGTAGCTGCCAGGGTCCAACTCAGTGGGTGTTACCTGAAGTACGAGGTTGCTGGTTTTAAGCAGGTATCAGGAACTGAGTTGCTGTACAAGGTTTGTGGGTCAACTAAGGCGAGTGGAACCGGGTTCGAGGATAGGAGAGATGCGGCTTTTGAAACCATGGTGGATGGTGTTAAAAATGGTAGCAATGGGCTGTTTTACACTGGAGAGTACCAGTCAGTGTTTGTTCTGGGCCAGTGTGAAGGTGATTTGTCAAGCGGGGATTGTGGGGATTGTGTGAATACTGCTGTACAGAGTGTGAAGAGTGAGTGTGGTGACTCAATTTCTGGGCAACTCTACCTCAACAAGTGCTATCTTAGCTACAGCTATTACCCCAATGGAGTGCCTAGCATTTCTTCAACTTCAG ATGTAGGGACCAGGCAGCGCACACAGAGGACAGTGGCCATTGCAGTTGGAGGAGTGGCAGCTTTGGGGTTTGGagttgtttgtttgttgtttgtcaGGTCTATCTTCAAGAAAAGACTTGGTAAGCATGAAGGTTGGCATTGA
- the LOC7461491 gene encoding mitochondrial import receptor subunit TOM9-2: MASQSRRGGISLPERRGRGSSKQEPNILAKINNSQIVSKGKEAACDAVFVAKKLLKSTGKAAWIAGTTFLILAVPLIIEMDREQQLNELELQQQSLLGAPPVGPPLPK, translated from the coding sequence ATGGCTTCGCAGTCACGAAGAGGCGGAATCTCACTCCCCGAGAGGCGAGGACGAGGCTCGTCAAAGCAGGAACCAAACATCCTCGCTAAAATCAACAACTCTCAAATCGTATCTAAAGGAAAGGAAGCAGCATGCGACGCCGTTTTCGTCGCCAAAAAGCTCCTTAAAAGCACAGGCAAGGCCGCCTGGATTGCTGGCACCACTTTCTTAATCCTCGCTGTTCCTTTGATTATCGAGATGGACCGTGAGCAGCAGCTCAACGAACTCGAGCTCCAGCAGCAAAGCCTTCTCGGAGCCCCGCCCGTCGGCCCTCCTCTACCCAAGTAG